In Pirellulales bacterium, a single genomic region encodes these proteins:
- a CDS encoding SDR family oxidoreductase, translating into MASKKVALITGSGKRRLGWHVAEALAKRGYAIAVHYRSSASEAVETVEHLRGLNVEAEAFAADLTNEQAVRDLVQKALAKFGRIDVLVNTAATWKSKRLEDTTAAELRGFLETNTLGTFLCCQQVGLAMTKQPEGGSLITFGDWACIRPYLNYAAYFPSKGAIPALTRTFAVELGTRNPRVRVNCILPGPVMLPPDLSAAEREQAIQATLVKREGSPENIVLAVLHFIDNDFVTGACLPVDGGRSVFAVDSES; encoded by the coding sequence ATGGCATCAAAAAAAGTCGCCCTGATTACTGGCAGCGGCAAGCGCCGATTGGGCTGGCATGTGGCCGAAGCCTTGGCGAAGCGCGGTTATGCCATCGCGGTGCATTATCGCAGTTCGGCGTCCGAAGCTGTCGAAACCGTAGAACATTTGCGCGGCCTCAACGTCGAAGCCGAGGCCTTCGCCGCCGATTTAACCAACGAGCAGGCGGTTCGCGATCTGGTGCAAAAGGCGCTCGCCAAATTCGGCCGAATCGACGTGCTGGTCAACACCGCTGCCACCTGGAAAAGCAAGCGATTGGAAGACACCACCGCCGCCGAGCTCCGCGGATTTTTGGAAACCAACACGCTGGGCACGTTTCTCTGTTGCCAGCAAGTGGGTCTGGCCATGACGAAGCAGCCGGAGGGTGGCTCATTGATTACTTTCGGCGATTGGGCCTGCATTCGGCCATACCTGAACTATGCCGCCTATTTTCCGTCCAAAGGAGCCATTCCCGCGCTCACTCGCACGTTTGCCGTGGAGTTGGGAACTCGCAATCCGCGCGTGCGGGTCAACTGCATTCTTCCCGGACCCGTGATGCTCCCCCCCGATCTCTCGGCCGCCGAGCGCGAGCAAGCCATTCAGGCGACATTGGTCAAGCGCGAGGGGAGCCCGGAAAACATCGTTCTGGCCGTGCTGCATTTCATCGACAACGATTTTGTCACTGGCGCATGTTTGCCCGTCGACGGCGGCCGAAGTGTCTTTGCTGTTGATAGCGAAAGTTAG
- a CDS encoding glycoside hydrolase family 3 N-terminal domain-containing protein: MIKFYSSAVPLVVALVLSSQVALPKPAWADDKINAKVDALLKQMTLEEKIGQMTQVDSEALKDKSDVQKYFLGSVLSGGSSDPPHHDNTAQAWAKFYDSFQSPALQTRLKIPIIYGIDAVHGHSNIDGAVIFPHNIGLGATRDPDLVERASRVTAEEMAGTGINWAFAPCIAVARNPRWGRTYESFGESPELAVSLGAASVRGFQGKNLADPTSVVACAKHYLGDGGTTDGKDQGNTECDEATLRKIFLPGYQAAVKAGVGTIMVSYSSWNGQKMSGNKYLLSDVLKGELGFSGFLVSDWAAIDQLSPDYKKDIEESINAGLDMIMIPNAPGKKNNYVEFIKDLKELVDEGRVPQSRIDDAVRRILRVKFQTRLFDHPLTDSAYTDKVGSAEHRAVARQCVQESLVLLKNDKHALPLKKDIQHLHVIGKGADDIGLQCGGWTIDWQGKPGPVTHGGTTILAAIRKAVAQGAKVTFSADGSGDDGKGADAVLVVIAEQPYAEGMGDRKDLSLRQHDLDLVQKAKQSGAPVITLLLSGLPMILDSALDNSDVFVAAWLPGTEGDGVADVVFGDYKPTGRLPQTWPRNMDQVPLHAGDPGADKALFPYGFGLSY, translated from the coding sequence GTGATTAAGTTCTATTCATCAGCAGTTCCCCTGGTTGTGGCGTTGGTTCTGAGTTCGCAAGTTGCATTGCCAAAACCGGCATGGGCCGACGACAAAATCAACGCTAAAGTCGACGCCCTGCTTAAGCAAATGACGCTGGAGGAAAAAATCGGGCAGATGACGCAAGTCGATTCGGAGGCCTTGAAAGATAAAAGCGACGTTCAAAAGTACTTTCTCGGCTCGGTTCTTAGCGGAGGCAGTTCCGATCCGCCGCACCACGACAACACGGCCCAAGCCTGGGCGAAGTTTTACGACAGCTTTCAGTCGCCAGCGCTGCAAACGCGGCTGAAAATTCCGATCATCTACGGCATTGACGCCGTGCATGGGCACAGCAACATCGACGGCGCCGTGATTTTTCCACACAACATAGGACTGGGGGCCACGCGCGATCCGGATTTGGTGGAACGGGCCAGCCGCGTAACGGCCGAAGAAATGGCGGGCACGGGCATCAACTGGGCGTTCGCGCCGTGCATTGCCGTGGCGCGCAATCCGCGTTGGGGGCGCACGTACGAAAGTTTTGGCGAATCGCCGGAGTTGGCCGTTTCGTTGGGGGCAGCTTCGGTTCGCGGATTTCAGGGCAAAAACTTGGCCGACCCTACGTCGGTGGTCGCCTGTGCCAAACATTATTTGGGGGATGGCGGCACGACCGACGGTAAAGATCAGGGCAATACCGAGTGCGATGAAGCTACGCTGCGGAAAATTTTTCTGCCGGGTTATCAGGCGGCCGTAAAAGCGGGCGTCGGAACCATCATGGTGTCGTACAGCAGTTGGAACGGACAAAAAATGAGCGGCAACAAATATTTGCTCAGTGATGTGCTCAAGGGAGAACTCGGCTTTTCCGGCTTTCTAGTTTCCGATTGGGCGGCCATCGATCAACTTTCGCCCGATTATAAAAAAGACATTGAAGAATCGATCAATGCCGGGCTGGACATGATTATGATTCCCAACGCGCCCGGCAAGAAGAACAACTACGTGGAGTTCATCAAGGACTTGAAGGAACTGGTCGACGAAGGGCGTGTGCCGCAAAGCCGGATCGACGATGCGGTGCGGCGAATTTTGCGCGTGAAATTTCAAACGCGGCTGTTCGATCATCCGCTGACCGACAGCGCATATACGGACAAAGTGGGCTCGGCGGAGCATCGGGCCGTGGCGCGGCAGTGCGTGCAGGAATCGCTGGTGCTGCTCAAAAACGACAAGCATGCGTTGCCGCTGAAGAAAGACATTCAGCATTTGCACGTGATCGGCAAGGGAGCCGACGACATTGGCCTGCAGTGCGGAGGCTGGACCATTGATTGGCAGGGTAAGCCGGGGCCGGTTACGCATGGGGGAACCACGATTTTGGCGGCGATTCGTAAGGCAGTGGCCCAGGGGGCTAAAGTTACTTTTTCCGCTGATGGAAGCGGCGATGATGGCAAAGGCGCCGACGCCGTGTTGGTGGTGATCGCCGAACAGCCATACGCCGAAGGGATGGGAGACCGGAAGGATTTGAGCCTCAGGCAACATGATTTGGATTTGGTGCAAAAGGCGAAGCAATCGGGCGCGCCGGTGATCACGCTGTTGCTTTCGGGTCTGCCGATGATTCTGGACTCCGCCTTGGATAACAGCGACGTCTTCGTTGCCGCGTGGCTGCCGGGAACGGAGGGAGACGGCGTGGCCGATGTCGTGTTTGGCGATTACAAACCGACGGGCAGGTTGCCGCAAACCTGGCCGCGCAACATGGATCAAGTTCCGCTGCACGCGGGCGATCCCGGCGCGGATAAAGCGCTGTTTCCATATGGATTTGGCTTGAGCTACTAG
- a CDS encoding metal-sulfur cluster assembly factor: MPITEDAVRETLKQVIDPELFVNIIDLGLVYAVNVEPAGEKENIKIEMTMTSPACPAGPQLIGQSKQVLGALAGVGEVEVKLVMTPPWSPDLMTESARDQLGIF; the protein is encoded by the coding sequence ATGCCCATAACCGAAGACGCGGTCCGCGAAACGCTTAAGCAGGTGATCGACCCGGAATTGTTCGTCAACATTATCGACCTGGGGCTGGTGTATGCGGTCAATGTGGAACCGGCGGGCGAGAAGGAAAACATCAAGATCGAAATGACGATGACCAGCCCGGCCTGTCCGGCGGGTCCGCAACTTATCGGTCAGAGCAAACAAGTGCTGGGGGCACTGGCGGGCGTGGGAGAAGTGGAAGTGAAGTTGGTGATGACGCCGCCGTGGTCGCCCGATTTGATGACCGAATCGGCCCGGGATCAGTTGGGCATTTTTTGA
- a CDS encoding non-heme iron oxygenase ferredoxin subunit has translation MPDFVRVTKVTELADPGKMLVEVEERLVVLFRVGGKFYALDDVCTHDGGPLSEGALDATACTIACPRHGAKFDIRNGAALTMPATQATEAHEVKVEGDEVFVKLRE, from the coding sequence ATGCCTGACTTCGTACGGGTCACCAAGGTGACGGAATTGGCCGATCCAGGTAAAATGTTGGTGGAGGTGGAAGAGCGGCTGGTGGTGCTGTTCCGCGTTGGCGGCAAGTTTTACGCCCTGGACGACGTGTGTACCCACGACGGCGGCCCGCTGAGCGAAGGAGCGCTGGACGCCACGGCGTGCACCATTGCTTGTCCGCGGCATGGAGCGAAGTTCGATATCCGCAACGGCGCCGCGTTAACCATGCCGGCCACGCAGGCAACCGAAGCCCATGAGGTGAAAGTTGAAGGCGATGAGGTGTTTGTAAAATTGCGCGAATAA
- a CDS encoding metal-dependent hydrolase yields the protein MSTEITWLGHSCFSIHTGKHTLLVDPFLNDNPLAPLKADAAEADFILITHGHFDHIADAVSIAKRTSATTVSNFEISEWLGKQGVKDAVGMNHGGATSLPFGRAKLTIAHHSSVLPDGTYGGNPAGFLLTLDGAKLYIAGDTALFGDMQLYGAGGLDLAILPIGDTYTMGPEDSIEAIKLLRPKCVLPCHYNTWPPIEQNVKAWAELVRAQTKAKPFALEPGGKITV from the coding sequence ATGTCCACCGAAATCACCTGGCTCGGACATTCCTGCTTTTCCATCCATACCGGTAAACACACGCTGCTGGTCGATCCGTTTTTGAACGACAATCCACTCGCGCCGCTTAAAGCCGACGCGGCAGAGGCCGACTTCATTCTGATTACGCACGGCCACTTCGATCATATTGCCGACGCCGTTAGTATCGCCAAACGCACCAGCGCCACCACCGTCAGCAATTTTGAAATCTCCGAGTGGCTGGGGAAACAAGGGGTCAAAGATGCCGTCGGCATGAATCACGGCGGAGCCACCTCACTCCCGTTTGGCCGCGCGAAATTGACCATTGCCCATCACAGTTCCGTGCTCCCCGACGGCACCTACGGCGGCAACCCGGCCGGCTTTTTGCTCACGCTGGACGGCGCCAAACTTTACATTGCCGGCGACACCGCCCTGTTCGGCGACATGCAGCTTTACGGTGCTGGCGGCCTCGATTTGGCCATTCTCCCCATCGGCGATACTTACACGATGGGTCCTGAAGATTCCATCGAAGCCATCAAGCTGCTCCGGCCCAAGTGCGTGCTTCCCTGCCACTACAATACTTGGCCGCCGATCGAGCAAAACGTAAAAGCTTGGGCGGAATTAGTCCGAGCGCAAACCAAAGCCAAACCCTTCGCCCTCGAACCCGGCGGAAAAATTACCGTTTGA
- a CDS encoding Rieske 2Fe-2S domain-containing protein has product MPDYVPVAKVGTIPEGQGITVTLGERLVAVFNSGGEYMAIDDTCPHMGASLGAGEVCEGVVTCPWHAWRFKVSDGTWADSPRIKIDSYDVRVVGEEIQVSSEPRVKT; this is encoded by the coding sequence ATGCCCGACTACGTTCCTGTGGCTAAAGTTGGCACGATTCCGGAGGGACAGGGAATTACCGTGACCCTGGGAGAGCGGCTGGTGGCGGTGTTCAATTCTGGCGGGGAATATATGGCCATCGACGATACGTGCCCGCACATGGGGGCTTCGCTGGGCGCCGGCGAAGTGTGCGAAGGGGTGGTGACTTGCCCGTGGCATGCCTGGCGATTCAAAGTGAGCGACGGGACTTGGGCGGACAGCCCGAGGATTAAAATCGACAGTTACGACGTGCGCGTCGTCGGCGAGGAGATTCAAGTGTCCAGCGAGCCGCGGGTAAAAACTTAA
- a CDS encoding TIGR03960 family B12-binding radical SAM protein — MLNTELKNFVTRFILPRVMQPAQYVGSELNMVRKDHRTVRGKLCLAFPDLYTIGMSHHGMQVLYTLMNARDNWACERAFTPALDMETQLRQHGKPLYSLETFTPLSQFDVLGFTLQYEICTSNLLTMLDLGGIPLHSTERTLEHPLVIAGGPCAQNPEPIAPFIDLFVTGDGEPSLPLICDEWMNLKSDAPSACGLAPKEESKRHREQLLAHLAAKFPFVYVPRFYEPEYFADGRIAAINRTRSDVPETIEPSVISDLDGAPLPTSPILPYVECVHDRIAIEIMRGCPWQCRFCQSTVIKRPLRIREVETIVQSALESYYRTGHNEISLLSLSTSDYPYFEPLVRRMKEVFGPLGVSIAFPSLRVNEALKVVASLIGTERHSGMTLAPEVARDDMREQIRKKISNQDLFDGCREAFKNGIDKVKLYFMCGLPGEREVDLNGIVDMAETIAEIGREVRGRYAKVTASVSNFVPKPHTPYQWNAMQRREYFHWAHQYLKRRVKIRAVQVKCHHVETSLLEGLLSRGDRRVAQVVELAWRRGARLDSWSEHLNPQLWWQTLADCGLDFDQIVHRPAEIGDRLPWDHINVKKGRTYLEKEHDRSVVQLAAMANAE, encoded by the coding sequence ATGCTCAACACGGAATTAAAAAATTTCGTCACCCGCTTCATTTTGCCCCGCGTCATGCAGCCGGCGCAATACGTGGGCAGCGAATTGAACATGGTCCGCAAAGATCACCGCACCGTGCGCGGCAAACTGTGCCTGGCCTTTCCCGATTTGTACACCATCGGCATGAGCCATCACGGCATGCAGGTGTTGTACACGCTGATGAACGCCCGCGACAATTGGGCGTGCGAACGGGCCTTCACGCCGGCCTTGGATATGGAAACCCAGCTCCGCCAGCACGGCAAGCCGCTGTACAGCCTGGAAACCTTCACGCCGCTGTCGCAATTCGACGTGCTGGGCTTCACGCTGCAATACGAAATTTGCACCAGCAATTTGCTGACCATGCTCGACTTGGGCGGCATTCCGCTGCACAGTACGGAACGAACTTTGGAACACCCGCTGGTGATTGCCGGCGGACCCTGCGCACAAAATCCGGAGCCGATCGCGCCGTTCATCGACCTCTTCGTCACCGGCGACGGCGAGCCAAGTTTGCCACTGATCTGCGATGAGTGGATGAATTTGAAAAGCGACGCACCATCCGCTTGCGGTTTAGCACCGAAAGAAGAATCAAAACGCCACCGCGAGCAACTCCTCGCCCACCTCGCCGCCAAATTTCCATTTGTCTACGTGCCCCGCTTTTACGAACCGGAGTATTTCGCCGACGGCCGCATCGCCGCCATCAACCGCACCCGCAGCGATGTGCCGGAAACCATCGAGCCCTCAGTCATCAGCGATTTGGACGGCGCGCCGCTCCCCACATCACCCATTTTGCCCTACGTGGAGTGCGTGCACGACCGCATCGCCATCGAAATTATGCGCGGCTGCCCCTGGCAATGCCGTTTTTGCCAAAGCACGGTCATCAAGCGGCCGCTGCGCATTCGCGAAGTGGAAACCATCGTGCAATCGGCGCTCGAATCGTACTATCGCACCGGCCACAACGAAATTTCGCTGCTGTCGCTCTCGACCAGCGATTATCCGTACTTCGAGCCGCTCGTGCGGCGGATGAAAGAAGTGTTTGGTCCGCTCGGCGTGAGCATTGCCTTCCCCAGTTTGCGCGTGAACGAGGCGCTCAAAGTCGTCGCTTCGCTCATCGGCACCGAGCGGCATTCCGGCATGACGCTGGCCCCGGAAGTGGCCCGCGACGACATGCGCGAGCAAATTCGCAAAAAAATCAGCAATCAAGATTTGTTCGACGGCTGCCGCGAGGCGTTCAAAAACGGCATCGACAAAGTCAAGCTGTATTTCATGTGCGGACTGCCCGGCGAGCGCGAAGTCGACTTGAACGGCATCGTCGACATGGCGGAAACCATCGCCGAAATTGGCCGCGAAGTGCGCGGCCGTTACGCCAAAGTGACGGCCAGCGTCTCGAACTTCGTCCCCAAGCCGCACACGCCGTATCAGTGGAACGCCATGCAGCGACGGGAATATTTCCACTGGGCCCATCAATATCTCAAGCGCCGCGTGAAAATTCGGGCCGTGCAGGTGAAGTGCCATCACGTGGAAACGAGTTTGCTGGAAGGATTATTGAGCCGGGGCGATCGGCGCGTGGCGCAAGTGGTGGAGCTCGCCTGGCGCCGCGGAGCCCGCTTGGATAGCTGGAGCGAACATTTGAACCCGCAACTGTGGTGGCAAACGCTGGCCGATTGCGGATTGGATTTCGACCAAATCGTTCACCGCCCGGCCGAAATCGGCGACCGCCTGCCGTGGGACCACATCAACGTGAAAAAAGGCCGCACATACTTAGAAAAAGAACACGACCGCAGCGTGGTCCAATTAGCGGCGATGGCCAATGCGGAGTGA
- a CDS encoding MazG nucleotide pyrophosphohydrolase domain-containing protein, translating into MAKNENSPKVTIAEFQQLIRDMYLEKDVARGIDGTFMWLMEEVGELASALRNGTHEERLGEFADVLAWLATIANVAGVDLTEAVARKYGSGCPGCGQFVCTCADAEKP; encoded by the coding sequence ATGGCAAAAAATGAAAATTCGCCGAAAGTCACAATCGCCGAGTTTCAGCAACTGATCCGTGACATGTATTTAGAGAAGGATGTGGCCCGCGGCATCGATGGCACGTTCATGTGGCTCATGGAAGAAGTCGGCGAGTTGGCATCCGCCCTGCGCAACGGCACGCACGAGGAGCGGCTGGGCGAATTCGCCGACGTGCTGGCCTGGCTGGCCACGATTGCCAATGTGGCCGGCGTCGATTTAACCGAGGCCGTCGCTCGCAAATACGGCTCCGGCTGCCCCGGCTGCGGACAATTCGTCTGCACCTGCGCCGATGCTGAAAAGCCTTAA
- a CDS encoding GNAT family N-acetyltransferase, with the protein MPRSRDIAELETLRLCARRIREDDLAELCRMHQNPQVMATLGGLRSDEETRQMLAAYIEQWETNGFGLWMWFYKTDGRFVGRGGLRPVVIEGRDEIEVAYALLPEFWNQGLATEIARASVSAAFNDLGISELVCFTLPTNLASQRVMEKAGFVFERDMVWKDLPHVFYRLKR; encoded by the coding sequence ATGCCCAGAAGTAGAGACATCGCTGAACTTGAAACTCTGCGGCTGTGTGCCCGACGAATCCGCGAGGACGATTTGGCTGAACTTTGCCGGATGCACCAAAATCCGCAAGTGATGGCCACGCTGGGTGGCCTGCGCAGCGATGAGGAAACACGACAAATGCTCGCGGCTTATATCGAGCAATGGGAAACAAATGGTTTTGGCTTGTGGATGTGGTTTTATAAAACTGACGGGCGATTCGTAGGCCGCGGCGGATTGCGGCCGGTCGTCATCGAAGGCCGTGATGAAATCGAAGTTGCTTATGCCCTGCTGCCGGAATTTTGGAATCAAGGGCTGGCGACCGAAATCGCCCGGGCGAGTGTGAGCGCGGCTTTCAACGATTTGGGAATAAGCGAACTTGTTTGTTTTACACTGCCGACGAATCTTGCCTCACAACGAGTGATGGAAAAAGCTGGCTTCGTTTTCGAGCGCGACATGGTGTGGAAAGATTTGCCCCATGTGTTTTACCGGCTGAAACGCTAA
- a CDS encoding phosphatase PAP2 family protein, protein MKHQTLRVLARCFLLAAPALLLIPVTASAQDHYLPTGKPDALALLPPPPAADSPEQAADLAEVVAAHKTITPEDKARAEAEEKKFSVASFASTIGPSFQVDKLPKTTAFFAHVQKETEQVVDDSKNHWQRPRPYQVDPTDLHHTEKNPSFGYPSGHSTQATVMAALLAEAIPDKHDAILAEGRQVGWDRVMLGRHYETDVFAGRVLGQAIVHQLHDNPAFEHDFADVKAELQQAQLQVAHH, encoded by the coding sequence ATGAAACATCAAACTCTACGTGTGTTAGCCCGTTGTTTTTTGCTCGCGGCGCCGGCGCTATTGCTGATTCCTGTCACGGCGTCCGCCCAAGATCATTACCTGCCGACCGGCAAACCCGATGCACTGGCGCTCCTTCCGCCGCCGCCGGCTGCCGATTCGCCGGAACAAGCCGCCGATTTGGCGGAAGTTGTCGCCGCCCACAAAACCATCACCCCGGAAGATAAAGCCCGCGCCGAGGCCGAGGAAAAAAAATTCTCCGTCGCCAGTTTTGCCTCGACCATTGGTCCGTCGTTCCAGGTCGATAAGCTTCCCAAAACCACCGCATTTTTCGCCCACGTGCAAAAAGAAACGGAACAAGTTGTCGACGACAGCAAAAATCACTGGCAGCGGCCGCGCCCCTACCAGGTCGATCCGACCGATTTGCACCACACGGAAAAAAATCCCAGCTTCGGCTACCCGAGCGGGCATTCCACGCAAGCCACGGTCATGGCCGCGCTATTGGCCGAGGCCATTCCCGACAAGCACGATGCCATTCTCGCCGAAGGCCGCCAAGTGGGCTGGGACCGCGTCATGCTGGGTCGCCACTACGAAACCGATGTCTTCGCCGGCCGTGTGCTCGGCCAGGCCATTGTCCATCAACTGCACGACAACCCCGCCTTCGAGCACGACTTCGCCGACGTGAAGGCGGAACTTCAGCAAGCGCAATTGCAAGTGGCGCATCATTGA
- a CDS encoding HAD-IIB family hydrolase, which translates to MPRFRLLALDIDGTLVNSRDELTPATCAAIHRACQAGIRVVLATGRRYSKALHLVEPLKIDVPLISASGALIKDPLDHRTLFRAAFPPGVLEAVLPIVAAACHDAVLYADTFLQGFDFYCQRLLLPPGEQTDLAEYFARNVGCGRLWPNLMTAPPPGVFAGFAMASRPAMTALGQTLTQRFGNQLYVHILKSPFYSGWFCEIEPGGVSKWSAVQHLARDWGISDDEICAVGDDVNDIPMVRGAGLGVAMGNAVAELKAAADRVAPCHDSDGLVEVVRRLLQ; encoded by the coding sequence ATGCCCCGCTTTCGTCTACTGGCCCTCGATATCGACGGCACGCTGGTCAACAGCCGTGACGAACTAACGCCCGCCACGTGTGCCGCCATTCATCGGGCTTGCCAGGCCGGCATTCGGGTCGTGTTGGCCACGGGCCGCCGCTATTCCAAGGCGCTGCATTTGGTCGAGCCGCTGAAGATCGACGTGCCGCTCATTTCTGCCAGCGGCGCGCTCATTAAAGATCCCCTCGATCATCGCACTTTGTTTCGTGCCGCGTTTCCTCCCGGCGTATTGGAAGCAGTGCTTCCCATTGTCGCCGCCGCCTGTCACGATGCCGTCCTGTATGCCGATACGTTTTTGCAAGGCTTCGATTTTTACTGCCAGCGCCTGCTGCTCCCGCCCGGCGAGCAAACCGACTTGGCCGAATACTTTGCCCGCAACGTCGGCTGCGGTCGCCTGTGGCCCAACTTGATGACCGCGCCGCCGCCGGGAGTGTTTGCCGGTTTTGCCATGGCCTCGCGCCCGGCGATGACCGCCCTGGGCCAAACACTCACCCAGCGCTTCGGCAATCAGCTTTACGTTCACATTCTCAAAAGTCCGTTCTACTCCGGCTGGTTTTGCGAAATCGAGCCGGGCGGCGTCAGCAAATGGTCCGCCGTGCAGCACTTGGCGCGCGATTGGGGCATTAGCGATGATGAAATTTGTGCCGTCGGCGACGATGTCAACGATATTCCCATGGTCCGTGGCGCCGGCCTGGGCGTTGCCATGGGCAACGCCGTGGCGGAACTAAAAGCCGCCGCCGACCGCGTCGCCCCCTGCCACGACAGCGACGGCCTCGTCGAAGTCGTCCGCCGGCTGCTGCAGTGA
- a CDS encoding hotdog domain-containing protein produces the protein MSDVTLTHRLILPADTNHHGTLYAGSLMRIALEAAYSTAFRFIGHDANLLLRRVLSIECYKPVPQGSFVEIRGQILHVTRAYLVTGLIASPLPGQTGPWMDALFGFAQVNDDGRVAEFPGDLTASAPAAEWRKLHERMKKLLRIRGRNGGD, from the coding sequence GTGTCTGACGTCACGCTAACCCACCGCTTAATTCTCCCGGCCGACACCAATCATCACGGCACGTTGTACGCCGGGTCGCTGATGCGAATCGCGTTGGAAGCGGCTTACTCCACCGCCTTTCGCTTCATCGGACACGATGCCAACCTGTTGTTGCGTCGCGTCCTCAGCATCGAATGTTACAAACCGGTGCCGCAAGGCTCATTCGTGGAAATCCGCGGCCAGATTTTGCACGTGACTCGTGCGTATCTTGTGACTGGACTCATTGCATCGCCGCTTCCTGGACAGACCGGTCCCTGGATGGATGCTCTATTCGGATTCGCCCAAGTGAACGACGATGGTCGCGTGGCGGAGTTCCCGGGCGATTTAACCGCCTCCGCACCCGCCGCCGAATGGCGCAAACTCCACGAACGCATGAAAAAACTGCTCCGCATCCGCGGCCGCAACGGCGGCGATTAA